The following coding sequences lie in one Alloacidobacterium dinghuense genomic window:
- a CDS encoding winged helix-turn-helix domain-containing protein yields the protein MSQTVFVLEDDTDISRLVQHHLEAAGFAARIYANPANVLTDAERQPPALFLLDIMVPGGDGLDVCRRLRSHPALSAVPIIFLTARAGENDRVLGLELGADDYITKPFAPRELLARVKAVLRRFERPATPSVISFEEVVIDASAMQLKVRGELTTTTATEFRLLDYLARHPGRVFSRDHLLDAVWGDARFVTPRSVDVYVRRIREKIESDPENPRYLKTVRGAGYRFEVPRPVQ from the coding sequence TTGAGCCAGACCGTATTCGTGCTTGAAGACGACACAGACATTTCGCGCCTGGTGCAGCATCATCTGGAAGCAGCAGGTTTTGCCGCCCGCATTTATGCAAATCCCGCCAACGTACTGACCGACGCCGAGCGTCAGCCTCCTGCTCTTTTTCTTCTCGACATTATGGTTCCGGGGGGAGACGGGCTTGACGTCTGCCGCCGGCTGCGCAGCCATCCTGCGTTGAGCGCTGTTCCAATCATTTTCCTTACCGCCCGCGCCGGCGAAAACGACCGCGTTCTTGGACTCGAACTCGGCGCCGACGATTACATCACCAAGCCCTTCGCTCCCCGCGAGCTTCTGGCTCGCGTTAAGGCCGTGCTGCGTCGCTTCGAGCGTCCCGCTACGCCATCTGTCATCAGCTTTGAAGAGGTGGTGATTGATGCCAGTGCGATGCAACTGAAGGTGCGCGGCGAACTTACAACCACCACAGCTACGGAATTTCGCCTGCTCGATTACCTCGCCCGGCATCCCGGGCGCGTTTTCAGCCGCGATCACCTGCTGGATGCGGTGTGGGGCGATGCCCGCTTCGTTACCCCCCGTTCGGTGGACGTATATGTGCGGCGCATCCGTGAGAAAATCGAATCGGACCCGGAAAATCCGCGATATCTGAAGACGGTGCGTGGCGCCGGATACCGTTTTGAGGTTCCGCGGCCCGTGCAGTGA
- the thrC gene encoding threonine synthase has translation MENSGHLLRCTGCARVIEQRELKENFRCPECGDLYEVVYPSWSAGMAEIRKPNASAMRWLWKERCCSNTEADQSGVWRFREMLHILDDEANIVSLREGNTPLYELRRVAESTGIEHVFAKHQGMNPTGSFKDAGMTTALSVAHELGFDWVACASTGNTSAAMSAYAARAGMRSLVLIPQGKIAWGKLSQAMDYGALTLQLRTDFDGCVRVLNEVVKRAPVYLLNSVNPYRLEGQKTPALEIAETFDWEVPDHLIVPGGNLANSSALGKAFLEMKHLGLVTKLPKISVIQAEGANPLYRSLLSNSGETLEPVEAHTRASAIRIGNPASWKKAVRVIQQTGGYCEQVSEAEIALAKAEIGAEGIGCEPASAVTLAGLKKLIQQGKVQSNEKVVLLLTGHTLKDSDYTIAYHRGDLLKEGEIKDLRPEIELTRRNAVELEASADEVLRELERVAVR, from the coding sequence ATGGAAAATTCTGGCCACCTATTGCGCTGCACCGGTTGTGCGCGTGTGATCGAACAGCGTGAGTTGAAAGAGAACTTTCGCTGCCCTGAGTGCGGCGACCTGTATGAAGTGGTCTATCCTTCGTGGAGCGCCGGCATGGCCGAGATTCGCAAGCCGAATGCGAGTGCCATGCGCTGGCTGTGGAAAGAACGCTGCTGCTCCAATACCGAAGCCGATCAGAGTGGCGTCTGGCGCTTTCGAGAGATGTTGCACATTCTCGACGACGAGGCGAATATCGTCTCACTGCGGGAAGGCAACACGCCGCTTTATGAACTGCGGAGAGTCGCGGAGTCAACTGGTATCGAGCATGTTTTTGCCAAGCACCAGGGAATGAACCCGACCGGCTCATTCAAAGACGCCGGTATGACGACAGCCCTTTCGGTGGCACATGAGCTGGGTTTCGACTGGGTCGCGTGCGCTTCAACCGGGAACACCTCGGCTGCGATGTCCGCTTACGCGGCGCGAGCTGGCATGCGGAGTCTGGTGCTGATTCCGCAAGGAAAGATTGCGTGGGGCAAGCTATCGCAGGCCATGGATTATGGCGCTCTGACTCTTCAATTGCGTACCGATTTTGATGGCTGCGTGCGCGTGTTGAACGAAGTGGTAAAGCGTGCGCCGGTATATCTGCTGAATTCTGTGAATCCATATCGGCTCGAAGGGCAGAAGACGCCTGCACTTGAGATCGCTGAGACGTTCGATTGGGAGGTTCCAGACCATCTCATCGTTCCCGGGGGAAATCTCGCCAACAGCTCGGCTCTAGGCAAGGCCTTTCTGGAAATGAAGCATCTCGGGCTCGTGACGAAACTGCCAAAGATTTCAGTGATCCAGGCGGAAGGCGCGAATCCTCTGTATCGCAGCCTGCTATCGAATTCCGGTGAGACGTTGGAGCCTGTTGAAGCGCATACGCGCGCATCGGCGATTCGGATCGGCAATCCTGCATCGTGGAAAAAAGCTGTACGCGTGATTCAACAGACGGGTGGCTATTGCGAGCAGGTGAGCGAAGCAGAAATCGCGCTGGCAAAGGCTGAAATCGGTGCTGAGGGCATCGGTTGCGAGCCGGCTTCGGCGGTGACACTGGCGGGACTTAAGAAGCTGATCCAGCAGGGCAAAGTGCAATCAAACGAGAAAGTCGTTCTGCTGCTTACCGGTCACACATTGAAAGATTCGGATTACACGATTGCCTATCATCGCGGCGACCTGTTGAAGGAAGGCGAGATCAAGGATCTGCGCCCTGAGATCGAGCTTACGCGGCGCAATGCGGTAGAGCTTGAGGCATCAGCAGACGAAGTGCTCAGGGAACTCGAAAGGGTTGCTGTTCGATGA
- the fliF gene encoding flagellar basal-body MS-ring/collar protein FliF, whose protein sequence is MDENQQMQPAPPSGLPHRASAMMQGLLARLRGMEGQRRLWLLGAGGLALLCFLGILWFATRTDWKTLYAGLEPSDAREIASELTAANIPFDVSPDGTSLRVPAANLDKARLATTAKGGPKSGRMGFELFDKPNWIGSEFDEKVNYQRALEGELEHTINTLSEVESSRVHLVMPHDSLYTSQQRDAKASVVLKLKRRSLSDEQADAIRNLVASAVDDLHPEDVALVDAEGRLQLGRHNASADAAAHEQELAAKLVETLEPVAGVGNVRASVNVDYDSSSADEVDETYDPSNVVTLSMQRSDQTSGAQSGPTGVPGTASNAPNVQPPLFPQQNLGTQNLRQESGTYGASKRVRHTVQGTGKLRRVTAAVLINHRMLVNGKLVSWQSRTPEEMQHLTELAQAAIGFDSARGDTVSVEDMAFEDNSAHPPATAMEQFLAGAAQSEPMWKYSALVAVFLCLVFFVLRPAMRKTEPRQNAAVGAPLAEPQLASGESSPVEVETDDEAGEHRKKRAQLVFDAVAEHLRREPAQTARLLQSWIHTE, encoded by the coding sequence ATGGATGAGAACCAGCAAATGCAACCGGCGCCGCCATCGGGTTTGCCGCATCGGGCAAGCGCGATGATGCAGGGACTGCTCGCCCGACTACGAGGCATGGAAGGACAGCGGCGGCTCTGGCTGCTGGGAGCCGGAGGCCTCGCGCTCCTTTGTTTTCTCGGCATTCTCTGGTTTGCCACGCGCACGGACTGGAAGACGCTCTATGCAGGTCTTGAGCCGTCCGATGCCCGCGAGATCGCGTCGGAGCTGACGGCGGCGAATATTCCCTTCGATGTATCTCCCGATGGGACATCGTTGCGTGTCCCGGCAGCCAATCTCGATAAGGCTCGCCTTGCTACAACGGCCAAGGGCGGACCAAAAAGCGGACGCATGGGATTTGAGCTTTTCGACAAGCCGAACTGGATAGGATCGGAGTTCGACGAAAAGGTAAATTACCAGCGCGCTCTCGAGGGCGAACTGGAGCATACGATCAATACTCTTTCTGAAGTTGAATCTTCGCGGGTTCACCTGGTGATGCCGCACGATTCGCTCTATACCTCGCAACAGCGCGATGCCAAAGCATCGGTGGTCCTGAAATTGAAACGGCGGTCCTTGAGCGACGAACAGGCGGATGCCATTCGCAACCTTGTGGCCAGCGCCGTGGACGATCTGCATCCGGAAGATGTGGCCCTGGTGGATGCAGAAGGGCGGCTGCAACTGGGCCGGCATAATGCCAGCGCAGATGCAGCCGCGCACGAACAGGAGCTGGCAGCCAAGCTGGTCGAGACTCTCGAGCCGGTGGCCGGGGTGGGAAATGTCCGAGCTTCGGTCAATGTGGACTATGACAGCTCCTCTGCCGATGAAGTCGATGAGACCTACGACCCAAGTAATGTGGTGACGCTTTCGATGCAGCGGTCCGACCAGACCTCTGGGGCGCAGTCCGGCCCGACAGGTGTTCCCGGCACGGCGAGCAATGCTCCCAATGTGCAGCCGCCGCTCTTTCCGCAACAGAACCTCGGCACGCAAAATCTGCGCCAGGAGAGCGGTACGTACGGCGCCTCAAAGCGCGTGCGCCATACCGTTCAGGGCACCGGCAAGCTGCGGCGGGTAACGGCGGCGGTGCTGATCAATCATCGAATGCTTGTCAATGGCAAACTGGTGAGTTGGCAATCGCGCACGCCGGAAGAGATGCAGCATCTGACCGAACTGGCGCAGGCGGCAATCGGCTTTGACAGCGCACGCGGGGATACGGTGAGCGTTGAAGACATGGCGTTTGAAGATAACTCAGCGCATCCACCGGCGACCGCCATGGAGCAGTTCCTGGCTGGAGCCGCCCAGTCAGAACCCATGTGGAAGTACAGTGCGCTGGTTGCGGTGTTTCTCTGCCTCGTGTTCTTCGTTCTTCGACCCGCCATGCGGAAGACGGAGCCTCGGCAGAATGCTGCTGTCGGGGCGCCGCTTGCAGAGCCGCAATTGGCTTCAGGCGAGTCGTCTCCTGTTGAAGTGGAAACGGATGACGAAGCGGGTGAACACAGAAAGAAGCGCGCACAGTTGGTGTTTGATGCGGTAGCAGAACACCTGCGTCGGGAACCTGCGCAGACTGCACGTCTTTTGCAAAGCTGGATTCACACGGAGTAA
- a CDS encoding sensor histidine kinase, producing the protein MSFVLVLLVGTAILDFSLRPIFEHAMRDQTHATRDLVFGSVLALAAATLLAAFFARRVAERYDRIVLFANRIAAGDLSARLEEDSLGELSEVAHALDATASRLEQSFHALEASRRELTALLDSMQEAVVAVNAQGQVIWSNAVMQRICSTAVREGRLLVELLRDPDVLSCVEGALSQRENFNGKAFSVAPGRIFEVNAAPTPGGGAVAVLHDVTSVERAEKTRRDFIANVSHELRTPLTSISGYVETLLEGNEQVSPQAREFLAIILKNATRMNRLTEDLLALANVESGDYKLKLQSMRASAIVEDAIDSLTGMVLDSDVTLEAAETTDALVLADADSLNQVFGNLIENAMKYGKSGKRVLVGAKLLDRKHEDQQMVEFFVRDFGPGIPSEHLDRIFERFYRVDKARSRESGGTGLGLAIVKHIVMAHGGSIRAESELGAGVKFLFTLPCAPEKKLASVEPLPQAVVD; encoded by the coding sequence GTGTCGTTTGTCCTGGTGCTGTTGGTCGGAACAGCAATCCTCGACTTTTCCTTGCGTCCAATTTTCGAACATGCCATGCGCGACCAGACTCATGCTACGCGTGATCTGGTGTTCGGGTCGGTTCTCGCGTTGGCCGCGGCCACCTTATTGGCGGCATTTTTTGCGCGTCGCGTTGCGGAGCGATATGACCGCATCGTGCTCTTCGCCAACAGGATCGCCGCGGGTGATCTTTCAGCGCGTCTTGAAGAAGACAGTCTTGGCGAGCTCTCGGAAGTGGCTCACGCGCTCGACGCAACGGCAAGCCGCCTTGAACAAAGCTTTCACGCGCTTGAGGCCAGCCGTCGCGAACTGACGGCGTTGCTCGATAGCATGCAAGAAGCCGTTGTTGCCGTGAACGCTCAGGGACAGGTGATCTGGTCAAATGCCGTTATGCAACGTATCTGTTCTACGGCTGTACGGGAAGGCCGGCTGCTCGTCGAACTGTTGCGCGATCCGGATGTCCTGTCATGTGTCGAAGGCGCTCTGAGCCAGCGTGAAAACTTCAACGGCAAGGCCTTCAGCGTTGCGCCCGGACGAATCTTTGAGGTAAACGCCGCGCCGACGCCTGGAGGCGGAGCCGTTGCCGTGCTGCACGATGTCACCAGCGTAGAGCGGGCAGAAAAGACGCGTCGCGACTTCATCGCCAATGTTTCGCATGAGCTGCGCACACCGTTGACGTCGATTTCCGGATATGTGGAGACCTTGCTTGAAGGAAACGAGCAAGTGTCTCCGCAGGCGCGGGAGTTCCTCGCGATTATCCTCAAAAACGCCACGCGCATGAACCGTTTGACCGAGGACCTGCTGGCGCTGGCAAATGTGGAATCCGGGGACTACAAGCTGAAGCTTCAATCCATGCGTGCGTCGGCAATCGTAGAGGATGCGATCGACTCCCTTACCGGCATGGTGCTTGATTCCGATGTGACGCTCGAAGCCGCCGAAACGACCGACGCACTGGTTCTGGCTGATGCGGACTCGCTCAACCAGGTCTTCGGCAACTTGATCGAGAATGCGATGAAGTATGGGAAATCCGGCAAGCGTGTGTTGGTCGGCGCCAAGCTGCTTGATAGAAAGCATGAAGACCAACAGATGGTTGAGTTCTTTGTGCGTGACTTCGGTCCCGGCATTCCTTCCGAACACCTGGATCGGATCTTCGAGCGCTTCTACCGCGTAGACAAGGCACGCTCACGTGAGTCCGGTGGCACGGGACTTGGCCTCGCCATTGTGAAGCACATCGTAATGGCGCATGGCGGAAGCATTCGTGCCGAGAGTGAACTTGGCGCAGGCGTCAAATTCCTGTTCACGCTGCCCTGCGCTCCGGAAAAGAAGCTCGCATCAGTTGAACCTTTGCCGCAAGCAGTCGTCGACTAG
- the lexA gene encoding transcriptional repressor LexA has translation MAVTRRQKEVLDFISGFVQRNGYSPSFEEIARGLDLKSLATVHKHITNLQNKGLLQRAHNRSRSIDVMPARSKTRTSERLPLMGRIAAGFPVEASENPETISLTDIIGNRDVFVLQVRGDSMRDEHILDGDYVLVERTRSAREGEIVVALVNGAETTLKRYYIEGSMIRLQPSNLEMDPIFVPAAQVAIQGRALGVIRKYA, from the coding sequence ATGGCGGTGACTCGACGGCAAAAAGAGGTGCTGGACTTCATCTCCGGCTTTGTACAACGCAACGGCTACTCCCCTTCCTTTGAAGAGATCGCACGTGGACTCGACCTCAAATCATTGGCCACGGTACATAAGCACATTACGAACCTCCAGAACAAAGGACTGCTGCAACGCGCGCATAATCGCAGCCGCTCGATCGATGTCATGCCGGCTCGCAGCAAAACCAGGACCAGTGAGCGTTTGCCGCTCATGGGCAGAATTGCCGCCGGTTTTCCGGTTGAAGCTTCGGAAAATCCCGAAACCATTTCCCTTACCGACATCATCGGTAATCGGGATGTATTTGTGCTTCAGGTGCGCGGCGACTCCATGCGCGACGAGCACATTCTTGACGGAGATTATGTGCTCGTGGAAAGAACGCGTTCCGCCCGCGAAGGCGAGATAGTCGTAGCACTGGTGAACGGTGCGGAGACCACATTAAAGCGCTACTACATAGAAGGCTCGATGATCCGCCTGCAGCCTTCAAACCTTGAAATGGACCCGATCTTCGTGCCGGCTGCGCAGGTTGCCATTCAGGGCCGTGCCCTGGGTGTCATCAGAAAGTACGCATAA
- the thrB gene encoding homoserine kinase: MSKDRLYLRLPATSANLGPGFDALALALTLYLDIEAAPARHYSIHASGRNADICGATDRNLLLHTYKIVLQQQRVSEVPLELEVCNGIPLGMGCGSSAATRLAGVALASHFGRLGWDRGRILTEASRLEGHPDNTAACWLGGFTVACWRGNEVEAISLTPRALWQALVVMPQKPLATVLSRKVVPESFSRADVVANLQRVALLTAAFATGHGELLGTAVEDRLHQPYRVEVCPLLKKLLPLSGQGEILSVTLSGAGPSVLLLLQPGVGIDATKEIVRKHTEDEPIEILECGLQLNPALCRIESHR; this comes from the coding sequence ATGAGCAAGGACCGGCTCTATTTGCGCCTGCCCGCGACCTCGGCCAATCTGGGACCTGGATTCGACGCGCTCGCTCTCGCGCTGACTTTGTATCTTGATATCGAAGCTGCTCCGGCGAGGCACTATTCCATACATGCCAGCGGTCGCAACGCGGATATCTGCGGGGCAACGGATCGCAATCTGTTATTGCACACGTACAAGATCGTGCTGCAGCAACAGCGCGTTTCCGAAGTTCCCCTGGAGCTTGAAGTATGCAACGGAATTCCGCTGGGCATGGGTTGCGGATCTTCGGCTGCAACGCGGTTGGCGGGCGTTGCTCTGGCATCGCATTTCGGTCGGCTCGGGTGGGACCGAGGGCGGATCCTGACGGAGGCGTCACGCTTAGAAGGGCATCCGGACAACACCGCGGCCTGCTGGCTCGGCGGCTTTACCGTTGCCTGCTGGCGCGGAAACGAAGTGGAGGCGATTTCGCTGACGCCCCGCGCCCTGTGGCAGGCGCTCGTAGTGATGCCACAAAAACCGCTGGCGACCGTTCTTTCCCGGAAAGTGGTGCCGGAGAGCTTCAGCCGGGCGGATGTCGTTGCCAACCTGCAGCGTGTGGCTCTGCTAACAGCCGCGTTTGCCACGGGGCATGGAGAACTGCTCGGCACGGCCGTGGAAGACAGGCTGCATCAACCCTATCGGGTGGAAGTTTGTCCCCTGCTGAAGAAACTCCTTCCCCTTTCGGGACAGGGCGAGATCCTGAGCGTGACGCTGAGCGGAGCAGGACCATCCGTGCTATTGCTCTTGCAGCCCGGCGTTGGTATCGATGCCACAAAGGAAATTGTGCGGAAACACACCGAGGACGAGCCGATCGAGATTCTCGAGTGCGGACTTCAGCTGAATCCAGCGCTGTGCCGAATTGAATCACATAGGTAA
- a CDS encoding sigma-54-dependent transcriptional regulator, with amino-acid sequence MATFTPVMKRESATSARTAVIASADLSFRQRVKETLTGLHWRVREAAGGAEAIAHLDSAPAEAVILDSWLPDLEVQEFVAEFEKLYPLVDLIAVDGSVATKTARSPRRNEILYALRRGQDEDGAIWNSAPVIEWPEESSRGGAATAAPSTEKAESAHRGVDAATNAEIPAGRRTLADPSCRLPEFIGNHPAMLEVSRRIRLVAQHRTAVLVQGPTGTGKELVARALHRLSARSSRPFVALNCAAIPEALLEAELFGHTRGAFTGAVQGRVGRIEAAQGGTLFLDEIGEMPLPLQAKLLRFVECGELQRVGDNEPVLVDVRIVAATHRSLAKLAAEGTFRADLYYRLAVFLIRTPDLQSHKEDLSVLVQHFLGAMAETSPAKAITAAAMQKLEAYSWPGNVRELEHMLERAWILAESRPEISAEEIEFGEQAGDF; translated from the coding sequence ATGGCGACATTTACTCCAGTGATGAAACGGGAATCGGCAACCTCAGCGCGAACGGCGGTGATTGCCAGCGCGGATCTTTCCTTCCGCCAGCGGGTCAAGGAGACTCTGACCGGATTGCACTGGAGAGTTCGCGAAGCTGCCGGCGGAGCTGAGGCGATCGCGCATCTCGATAGCGCACCCGCCGAAGCCGTCATTCTCGATTCGTGGTTGCCGGATCTTGAGGTACAGGAATTTGTCGCGGAGTTCGAAAAGCTCTATCCCCTTGTCGACTTGATAGCCGTGGATGGCTCGGTTGCAACGAAGACAGCTCGGAGTCCCCGCCGGAATGAGATCCTCTACGCGCTCCGACGTGGCCAGGACGAGGACGGCGCAATCTGGAATAGCGCGCCTGTGATTGAATGGCCTGAAGAAAGTTCAAGAGGCGGGGCAGCAACCGCTGCGCCATCGACGGAAAAAGCGGAGTCAGCTCATCGCGGTGTAGACGCTGCCACGAACGCCGAGATCCCCGCAGGCAGGCGTACGCTTGCAGATCCGTCATGCCGGCTGCCGGAGTTTATCGGGAATCATCCGGCGATGCTTGAGGTGAGCCGCCGCATCCGTCTCGTCGCACAACACCGCACAGCGGTGCTGGTGCAGGGACCGACAGGGACAGGCAAAGAATTAGTGGCACGAGCGCTGCATCGTCTGAGTGCGCGCTCTTCACGTCCTTTCGTTGCCTTGAACTGCGCAGCCATTCCGGAGGCGTTGTTAGAAGCTGAGCTGTTCGGACACACGCGCGGAGCCTTTACTGGTGCTGTACAGGGGCGTGTCGGACGCATTGAGGCAGCGCAAGGCGGAACGTTGTTTCTGGATGAGATCGGCGAGATGCCGCTGCCGCTGCAAGCGAAATTGCTTCGCTTTGTCGAGTGCGGAGAGTTGCAGCGTGTGGGCGACAACGAGCCGGTGCTGGTGGACGTGCGCATTGTGGCGGCAACACACCGCTCACTGGCAAAGCTGGCTGCCGAAGGGACATTTCGCGCCGATTTGTATTACCGGCTTGCTGTCTTTCTCATCCGTACCCCCGACCTGCAGTCGCACAAAGAAGATCTGTCTGTGCTCGTGCAACACTTTCTTGGCGCAATGGCTGAGACGAGCCCGGCGAAGGCAATCACCGCCGCAGCGATGCAGAAACTCGAGGCATACAGCTGGCCTGGAAATGTGCGCGAGCTGGAACACATGCTGGAGCGCGCCTGGATTCTAGCCGAGAGTCGGCCAGAGATCAGTGCTGAGGAGATTGAGTTTGGAGAGCAGGCAGGAGATTTCTAA
- a CDS encoding response regulator transcription factor has protein sequence MRLLIAEDDRALGAFLKKGLETDGHQVTLVADGEAATDMVVTDTPDLMILDLNLPRKDGTEVLQFTRSVDDELPILVLTARTELATKIRCLDLGADDCMLKPFSLQELRARCRALIRRKREAGLVLRYRDLEVNRVDRTVKRAGESVQLTNKEFALLECLLLGRGRSISRGDLLQRVWEMNPTASTNVVDVYVNYLRRKLKDTGAEPLIKTVRGQGYSIGARA, from the coding sequence ATGCGCTTGTTAATTGCGGAGGACGATCGAGCATTGGGTGCCTTTCTAAAGAAAGGACTGGAGACCGATGGGCATCAGGTGACTCTGGTTGCCGATGGAGAAGCGGCCACCGATATGGTTGTCACCGACACGCCCGACTTGATGATCCTCGATCTGAACCTCCCGCGAAAAGATGGAACAGAGGTCCTCCAATTCACGCGCTCGGTCGACGATGAGCTCCCCATTCTGGTTTTGACAGCGCGAACTGAACTGGCTACAAAGATCCGCTGCCTTGATCTTGGAGCCGACGATTGCATGCTGAAGCCGTTTTCGCTGCAGGAACTGCGGGCCCGCTGCCGGGCTCTGATTCGCCGCAAACGAGAGGCCGGGCTGGTGCTGCGTTACAGAGATCTGGAAGTGAATCGTGTGGATCGCACGGTGAAGCGCGCCGGAGAGTCGGTGCAGCTGACGAACAAGGAATTTGCCTTGTTGGAGTGCCTTCTGCTGGGGCGAGGGCGGTCAATCTCGCGCGGAGATTTGTTGCAGCGCGTATGGGAGATGAATCCAACGGCGAGTACCAATGTGGTGGATGTGTACGTGAACTATCTGCGCCGCAAGTTGAAAGACACGGGCGCTGAGCCCTTGATCAAGACGGTGCGCGGACAGGGATATTCGATCGGCGCACGCGCCTGA
- the fliE gene encoding flagellar hook-basal body complex protein FliE, with translation MQANSVTQTSTIASLPDSFDLQTPSQAASPKTPFADLFQNAIQNVQQLEDKASTAVQGLLDGSGVDVHTAMIATGDADAAFELSLAVRNKAVGAFQQLMGLQF, from the coding sequence ATGCAGGCGAATTCTGTAACACAGACGAGCACAATTGCTTCATTGCCGGATTCTTTTGATCTTCAGACGCCTTCGCAGGCGGCCTCGCCTAAGACTCCTTTCGCCGACCTGTTTCAGAATGCGATCCAGAACGTGCAGCAACTGGAGGATAAGGCTTCGACTGCCGTCCAGGGATTGCTCGATGGCAGCGGCGTCGATGTACATACGGCGATGATTGCGACCGGCGATGCGGATGCAGCGTTTGAACTCTCGCTGGCCGTGCGCAATAAAGCGGTAGGCGCTTTTCAGCAGCTGATGGGCCTGCAGTTCTAA
- the flgB gene encoding flagellar basal body rod protein FlgB yields MQISTPMSDALERYLDLSSQELKLTAQNMANIDTPGYRAQGFDFAGEMKRSLGELAAGQTKNGVARKPFSLSAPRVGLVDGLVERPDGNNVSMDRESLNMAEAQLQFRTGVELLKRESTRVMDAIHADSK; encoded by the coding sequence ATGCAAATCTCAACTCCGATGAGTGACGCGCTGGAACGCTATCTCGACTTATCCAGCCAGGAATTGAAGTTGACTGCTCAGAACATGGCGAATATCGACACGCCCGGCTATCGGGCTCAGGGCTTCGACTTTGCCGGGGAGATGAAGCGATCTCTCGGCGAACTGGCTGCAGGCCAGACGAAGAATGGCGTTGCGCGAAAGCCTTTTTCCCTATCTGCTCCGCGAGTGGGGTTGGTGGATGGCCTCGTTGAGCGGCCCGACGGCAACAACGTCTCGATGGATCGGGAAAGTTTGAATATGGCCGAGGCGCAGCTGCAGTTTCGCACCGGAGTCGAATTGCTGAAACGCGAGTCGACACGAGTCATGGATGCGATTCATGCGGACAGCAAGTAG
- the flgC gene encoding flagellar basal body rod protein FlgC, whose protein sequence is MNLFGVMEVSGSALKAERIRAEVVAANMANAETTRTPEGGPYRRQHVVFSSAAAEPNTFAGQLLAQSDSQIGGVEVSAVVQDPASTLRRFDPSHPDADKDGYVSYPDINPLTEMVDLMGATRAYGLNSSAVQATKGMINSSLDILKS, encoded by the coding sequence ATGAACCTGTTCGGGGTAATGGAAGTGAGTGGATCGGCGCTTAAGGCAGAGCGCATCCGTGCCGAAGTGGTTGCGGCAAATATGGCGAACGCAGAGACGACGAGGACCCCGGAGGGCGGCCCTTACAGGCGCCAGCATGTTGTTTTCTCGTCGGCTGCGGCCGAGCCGAATACATTTGCCGGTCAACTGCTGGCGCAGTCCGATTCGCAAATTGGCGGCGTTGAAGTCTCCGCGGTGGTGCAGGACCCGGCCAGCACGCTGCGACGTTTCGATCCATCGCATCCGGATGCGGATAAGGACGGGTATGTGTCGTATCCGGATATCAACCCGTTGACGGAGATGGTTGATCTGATGGGAGCAACGCGGGCGTATGGGCTGAACAGCTCAGCCGTGCAGGCGACGAAGGGAATGATCAATTCGTCGCTCGACATTCTGAAGTCGTAA
- the trxA gene encoding thioredoxin, which yields MAGLAVVEVNDASFEQEVLQSDQPVLVDFWAAWCGPCKALSPIVDEVASEYSGKLKVMKMDVDRNQATPMRYGIRGIPALLLFKGGKVADQIVGYVPKDTIARSIARVIESPSVARVNE from the coding sequence ATGGCAGGTCTGGCGGTAGTAGAGGTAAATGATGCGAGTTTTGAGCAGGAGGTTCTTCAGTCAGATCAGCCTGTTCTGGTTGATTTCTGGGCGGCATGGTGCGGACCGTGTAAGGCGTTGTCCCCGATCGTTGATGAGGTCGCTTCAGAGTATAGCGGCAAGCTGAAAGTGATGAAGATGGACGTGGATCGCAACCAGGCCACGCCGATGCGCTATGGGATTCGTGGAATTCCTGCGCTGCTGCTCTTCAAGGGCGGAAAGGTTGCTGACCAGATTGTTGGATATGTCCCCAAGGACACGATTGCACGCAGCATTGCCCGCGTGATTGAGTCACCCAGCGTTGCCCGCGTGAATGAGTAA